In Brassica napus cultivar Da-Ae chromosome C2, Da-Ae, whole genome shotgun sequence, the sequence ATTTTTTGCTACTTGGAGCAAGAGAATCTCCCGCTAATAGTGTGAAAGTAGGCGTATAATACGAAAGATGTACCTCTTTAAGTGGATGGGTTTTCTTTTGTagtcactacttatagaagtttCTCCATTTCTTTTTGGGCATTGCTCATTTCCTCATGAGAGGCTAGAAGAGTattaacaaaagtaaaattCTCTTGAAGTGAATTCAGTTTAGGAGATGATATAGAAAGCACatgcatatattttttaaaaaaaattggactaTTTCTCGATTTGTGCATGTCATGCTTATGAATAGTTCATACTAATCTTCtatgtatcattttaattttatcgtATGACCCCAAAGGGACAGCTGGCTCGTTGTAACGGTATAACCTTCAGTTCGAGATAAAGATCACAAAACAATACCAGTAGACATGATTAATAATTCAAAtagcaaaatgtttttttttattttgttgttgtcaacgcaagttaatatttaattgaaaaatGAATTTGACAAAACCAAGTTACATAATTCGAAGAAAAGGTTTTAACACGCAAGCTGTTCGCGCGCTTCAACATTGCGACTTTGTAAATTGAAGGCCCACCACATATATGGGCCAAATGAAAGCTACTCCAGACATTgtttaattaatcataattatCTCATTTTCTTATATCATCACGTGATTATCAATGGTTAAGACATTTCTTTGAACAACAGTTTGATATAAAAAGCTGAAACTAAGAGTGATTGACATCAAGAAGTGAAGCTTGCTCATCAAACTCATTATCAGTCTCAAACCACTTCATTTCCTGAGTCAAATCTTCAACCATCAAATAAATCTCTTCGCAAAGAGGATGAGATCGATCTTCAGCATTAAAGGCACAAACTTCATTTCTAATCTCAATCCAGCTCCAACCTGGAACTTTCTTCACACCTCTCTCCTTCATCACCTTCTTCACACTCGCTTTCTCTTCCCACTTCTTGGCATCACTATACATATGAGACAACGAAACATACGTGAAATGATCATCAGGCTCCATCTCCAGCAGATGGTTAGCCACCTGAGTAGCCATCTCAATCTCCCCGCAAGCCCTGCAAACTCCAAGGAAAGTCTTCAACACCATTGGATCAGGACTCAGTGGCATTGATTCGATCAACTCTTTGGCTTCCTTCACAAGCCCTGCTCTGCCTAGGAGATCAACAGCAGCTGCGTAGTGTTCCATTCGTGGTTGGATTTTGTAAACCGGTTCCATTAACCGAAGCAATTTCAGTCCTTCTTGTACCAAACCGGAGTGGCTACAAGCTGTTAGAACTGCAGTGAAGGTTACATGGTCTAGCTTCACATTTTGGTTACACATTTGAGAGAAGAGTGATAACGAGACTTGGCCTGAACCGTGCTGAGCGTATCCGAGGATCATTGCGTTCCAAACTACTGTACTGTGTGTGGAGGAGATCTTCTCAAAGCATTTTCGGGCGTTCTGGATGACTCCACACTTTGAGTACATCAAGATCAGAGAGCTAGCTACAAACTCGTTTGATTCAAAGCTTGATTTAATGGCTAAAGCGTGAACCTGCTGACCTAACTGGAGCGTTGCAAGGTCAGAGCATGATCTGAGAACTGCAGAGAAGGCGTAATCATCTACTTCTGTGTTTAAAGATCTTAAGTAGGTAAAGAACTTAACCGCGTCCTCGCTTGGACCTTTTTGAGATAGCCCTGTCAACACCGAGTTCCAAGAGACAAGATCCTTAGCTTCCAGGGATTCAAATAGAGAGAGAGCATCGTTCATGGCGCATGTAGGAAACTGAATATACATAGAGATCAATGCGTTTGAAACCGAGGTTACTTGTTTCAGTCCCTTCTTTATAACCAAACAGTGCAAGGACCGTCCGAAGACTTGATGTTCTTCTCCACAGCAAGTGCTTATGATGCTGGTGTAAGTATAAACATCGATCTCGTTTCTTGTCCTTAGCATTTCAATAAAGAGCTCAAAAGCAGAGTCCTTTTGCTCTAGCTTAGAGAAACCTGCAAGCATCGAGTTCCACGTAATCAAGTCCTTTGAGCCTCCCAAGCCATCAAAAACTCTCTTGGCATCTGATACTGAACCACAATCCGCATAAGATCTAACCATAGCATTGCAGATAGTAATCTCTTTCTCAAGCCCAAGCTTCAAAACCTTACCATGTACCTCCTTTAACAAGTTACACAACAACGGATCATCAAGCAGAGTAAGAAGTGGAGCAAAAGTCCCATcgtccatcatcatcatctccataCAACCAAACAACCAAAACGCAGTCTCCACATCTCTCACCTGCACAAACCCACCAATCAAAGCGTTCCAAGAAACAGAGTTAGCCTCTGAAATCTCCCGAAACGCCTCGAAAGCATCTTCAACTCTCTCACATTTCGCGTACATATCAACAAGCGCACTCCCAACGTACACATTACTCTCGTAACCTCTCTTTATAACCAAAGAATGAACTTGCTCCCCAAGATCAAACCTTTTCGCAG encodes:
- the LOC106401369 gene encoding putative pentatricopeptide repeat-containing protein At3g25970, with product MKPFLASLLESSLHSFPKLSSTHCHAIKHGYITDVYISNRVLDSYVKSDFLGHAHNLFDEMPHRDTVSWNTMISGYTSSGKLNNAWCLFTGMRRSGSDADGYSFSRLLKGVASAKRFDLGEQVHSLVIKRGYESNVYVGSALVDMYAKCERVEDAFEAFREISEANSVSWNALIGGFVQVRDVETAFWLFGCMEMMMMDDGTFAPLLTLLDDPLLCNLLKEVHGKVLKLGLEKEITICNAMVRSYADCGSVSDAKRVFDGLGGSKDLITWNSMLAGFSKLEQKDSAFELFIEMLRTRNEIDVYTYTSIISTCCGEEHQVFGRSLHCLVIKKGLKQVTSVSNALISMYIQFPTCAMNDALSLFESLEAKDLVSWNSVLTGLSQKGPSEDAVKFFTYLRSLNTEVDDYAFSAVLRSCSDLATLQLGQQVHALAIKSSFESNEFVASSLILMYSKCGVIQNARKCFEKISSTHSTVVWNAMILGYAQHGSGQVSLSLFSQMCNQNVKLDHVTFTAVLTACSHSGLVQEGLKLLRLMEPVYKIQPRMEHYAAAVDLLGRAGLVKEAKELIESMPLSPDPMVLKTFLGVCRACGEIEMATQVANHLLEMEPDDHFTYVSLSHMYSDAKKWEEKASVKKVMKERGVKKVPGWSWIEIRNEVCAFNAEDRSHPLCEEIYLMVEDLTQEMKWFETDNEFDEQASLLDVNHS